From the Hymenobacter yonginensis genome, one window contains:
- a CDS encoding prolipoprotein diacylglyceryl transferase family protein: MLCTVTLPLPTAVGHSYYTTFYLLAFGLNLALLVWEGHRRGYAMRPWLVVLACTTLSFILGTKLLALSGPEWRELLHTGHWPGSGARTVLGGALAGTLTLLALRRPFGFSWHVFDAFTLPMCAALAVQCVGCVFTGCCFGELTAGNWGLKYAPGTLPYLWQEARGLLAPGAAQSLPVHPTQLY; encoded by the coding sequence ATGCTCTGTACTGTTACGCTGCCGTTGCCCACTGCTGTCGGGCATAGCTACTACACCACGTTTTACCTGCTGGCCTTTGGGCTGAACCTGGCGCTGCTGGTGTGGGAGGGCCACCGCCGGGGCTACGCCATGCGGCCGTGGCTGGTGGTGCTGGCCTGCACCACGCTCAGCTTTATTCTGGGCACCAAGCTGCTGGCCCTGTCGGGGCCGGAGTGGCGGGAGTTGCTGCACACCGGGCACTGGCCAGGCTCGGGGGCGCGCACGGTGCTGGGCGGGGCACTGGCCGGCACGCTCACGCTGCTGGCGCTGCGGCGGCCGTTTGGGTTCAGCTGGCACGTGTTCGATGCCTTCACGCTGCCGATGTGCGCGGCGCTGGCGGTGCAGTGCGTGGGCTGCGTGTTCACCGGCTGCTGCTTCGGCGAGCTGACGGCCGGCAACTGGGGCCTGAAGTACGCGCCCGGCACCTTGCCCTACCTGTGGCAGGAGGCGCGCGGGCTGCTGGCGCCCGGGGCCGCGCAGTCGTTGCCGGTGCACCCCACGCAGCTGTATTAG
- a CDS encoding SDR family oxidoreductase, whose product MNILLTGANGYIGQRLLPLLVAAGHHVVCLVRDPRRFELSDSLRASVTVAEGDLLKPETLAALPLEIDAAYYLVHSMSGHDKDFFRLEQQSALNFRAYLDRTSARQVVYLSGIANDRALSVHLRSRKGVEKILGKGRVPLTVLRASIIIGSGSASFEIIRDLVEKLPVMITPRWLNSRCQPIGIRDVMHYLMAVLDNDACRGRSFDIGGPDVLTYRQMLLELAAARGYRRYIVTVPVLTPRLSSWWLFLVTRTTFSLAQSLVESLRNDTVANPKRSIAAVVPHTCMSYRQAVDLAFQRIEQNEVVSSWSDALSSGVMPRNYMDHIRIPQYGLLQDRQTLRFTRDPQQVLQNVWSIGGERGWYKVDWLWRIRGLMDKMVGGVGLRRGRRSPTDLRAGDPLDFWRVLVADRAQGRLLLYAEMKLPGEAWLQFRVLPNDDGSHTLEQLAAFRPRGLAGRLYWYSLVPFHFIIFKGMIENIVHYGDSVPLPAVAAKQPA is encoded by the coding sequence ATGAACATTCTGCTTACCGGAGCCAACGGCTACATTGGCCAGCGTTTACTGCCGCTGCTGGTAGCGGCCGGCCACCACGTAGTGTGCCTCGTGCGCGACCCGCGCCGCTTCGAGCTTTCAGACAGCCTGCGGGCCAGCGTGACGGTGGCCGAAGGCGACCTGCTCAAGCCCGAAACGCTGGCGGCACTGCCGCTGGAAATCGACGCGGCCTACTACCTGGTGCACTCCATGAGCGGGCACGACAAGGACTTTTTCCGGCTGGAGCAGCAGTCGGCGCTGAACTTCCGTGCTTACCTTGACCGCACGAGTGCCCGGCAGGTGGTGTACCTGTCGGGCATCGCCAACGACCGGGCGCTGAGCGTGCACCTTCGCTCGCGCAAGGGCGTGGAGAAGATTCTGGGCAAGGGCCGCGTGCCACTCACGGTGCTGCGGGCCAGCATCATTATCGGCTCGGGGTCGGCGTCGTTTGAGATTATCCGGGACCTGGTGGAGAAGCTGCCCGTGATGATTACGCCGCGCTGGCTGAATTCGCGCTGCCAGCCCATCGGCATCCGCGACGTGATGCACTACCTCATGGCCGTGCTCGACAACGACGCCTGCCGCGGCCGCTCCTTCGATATCGGCGGGCCCGACGTGCTGACCTACCGGCAGATGCTGCTGGAGCTAGCCGCCGCCCGCGGCTACCGGCGCTACATCGTCACGGTGCCGGTGCTCACGCCGCGGCTGTCGTCGTGGTGGCTGTTTCTGGTCACGCGCACCACGTTTTCGCTGGCCCAGAGCCTCGTGGAGAGCCTGCGCAACGACACCGTGGCCAACCCCAAGCGCAGCATTGCGGCCGTGGTGCCACATACCTGCATGAGCTACCGGCAGGCCGTGGACCTGGCCTTCCAGCGCATCGAGCAGAACGAAGTGGTAAGCAGCTGGAGCGACGCGCTGAGCAGCGGCGTAATGCCCCGCAACTACATGGACCACATCCGGATTCCGCAGTACGGCCTGCTGCAGGACCGCCAGACGCTGCGCTTCACCCGCGACCCGCAGCAGGTGCTACAGAACGTGTGGAGCATCGGCGGGGAGCGGGGCTGGTACAAGGTGGACTGGCTCTGGCGTATCCGGGGCCTCATGGACAAGATGGTGGGCGGCGTGGGACTGCGCCGCGGCCGCCGCTCCCCCACCGACCTGCGCGCCGGCGACCCACTCGACTTCTGGCGCGTACTCGTGGCCGACCGCGCCCAGGGCCGCCTGCTGCTCTACGCCGAAATGAAGCTGCCCGGCGAGGCGTGGCTGCAGTTCCGGGTGCTACCCAATGACGACGGCTCGCACACGCTGGAGCAGCTGGCCGCGTTCCGCCCGCGCGGCCTGGCCGGGCGCCTGTACTGGTATTCGCTGGTGCCGTTTCACTTCATCATTTTCAAAGGCATGATTGAGAACATCGTGCACTACGGCGACTCGGTGCCGCTGCCGGCCGTAGCCGCCAAGCAACCCGCGTAA
- the lysA gene encoding diaminopimelate decarboxylase — MPFTLAPELHAQPTPFYHYDLGLLDATLTALQQAARPRNFQVHYALKANVNLPVLARIKDHGLGADCVSGGEVQRALEAGFAPEHVVFAGVGKSDAEIRLALAADIWCFNAESAEELAVLNELTGAQGRTARVALRVNPNVDAHTHAYITTGLEANKFGISLADLPAVVAQFSSWPHLELVGLHAHIGSQITDLNVFAELSQRLNELQTWLESQGHQLPHLNVGGGLGISYEQPDGQPIPDFEGYFSMFDRHLVRRPGQQVHVELGRAVVAQCGTLLSRVLYVKQSQSTRFAILDAGMTELMRPALYGSYHHIQNLSSTAPELLYDVVGPICESSDTFRKAVALPETRRGDLVAIRSAGAYGEVMSSGYNLREKVAAVYVGE; from the coding sequence ACCCCTTTCTACCATTACGACCTGGGTTTGCTGGATGCCACGCTCACGGCGCTGCAGCAGGCGGCCCGGCCGCGCAATTTTCAGGTGCACTACGCCCTCAAGGCCAACGTCAACCTGCCCGTGCTGGCCCGCATCAAGGACCACGGCCTGGGCGCCGACTGCGTGAGCGGCGGCGAGGTGCAGCGCGCCCTAGAGGCCGGTTTCGCGCCGGAGCACGTGGTGTTTGCGGGCGTGGGCAAGTCCGACGCCGAAATCCGGCTGGCGCTGGCGGCGGATATCTGGTGCTTCAATGCCGAGTCGGCGGAGGAGCTGGCGGTGCTCAACGAGCTGACCGGCGCACAAGGCCGCACGGCGCGGGTGGCCCTGCGCGTGAACCCCAACGTGGACGCCCACACCCACGCCTATATAACCACCGGCCTGGAAGCCAACAAGTTCGGCATCAGCCTCGCCGATCTGCCGGCTGTGGTGGCGCAGTTCAGCAGCTGGCCGCACCTGGAGCTGGTGGGGCTGCACGCCCACATCGGCTCCCAGATTACCGACCTGAACGTGTTTGCCGAGCTCAGCCAGCGCCTCAACGAGCTGCAAACCTGGCTGGAAAGCCAGGGCCACCAGCTGCCGCACCTCAACGTGGGCGGCGGCCTCGGCATCAGCTACGAGCAGCCCGACGGCCAGCCGATTCCGGATTTCGAGGGCTACTTCTCGATGTTCGACCGGCACCTGGTGCGCCGGCCGGGCCAGCAGGTGCACGTAGAGCTGGGCCGCGCCGTGGTGGCGCAGTGCGGCACGCTGCTGAGCCGGGTGCTCTACGTCAAGCAAAGCCAGTCCACGCGCTTCGCCATTCTGGATGCCGGCATGACTGAGCTGATGCGCCCGGCCCTCTACGGCAGCTACCACCACATCCAGAACCTGAGCAGCACCGCCCCCGAGCTGCTCTACGACGTGGTCGGTCCCATCTGCGAGTCGTCGGACACGTTCCGCAAAGCTGTGGCGCTGCCCGAAACCCGGCGCGGCGACCTGGTGGCTATCCGCTCGGCCGGGGCCTATGGTGAGGTGATGTCGTCGGGCTACAACCTGCGCGAGAAGGTGGCGGCGGTGTACGTAGGCGAGTAA